The following proteins are encoded in a genomic region of Streptomyces sp. NBC_01723:
- a CDS encoding carboxymuconolactone decarboxylase family protein encodes MPTPFRHTEPPSPKAATGRVAEAYAQMARDFGIAEPSTFVVLASAPALLAPAWALMRESLIAGPGDRTGKEVAAFGVSSANKCPFCVDAHTVLLHATGDHALAERLARGLEPEDERHARVLDWARRTREPGSAREPYPFPREEAPGYLGTVLAFHFINRVVSALVTENLLPADAQRLRPVRSLAGRSLSRAVRRVVAPGASLPLLDDPGPGPQWAAGTPVGPAYAALRTAALSGAGLLDTDDQALVRRTLDAWGGAHPPLAPDPFPDRRTRPGARLALLAACAPYRVTDADVAAWRRPEHTDHCLVHLVAYGAFAAVDRVERGLSAPAARPARRPAAPSTARSTAKETS; translated from the coding sequence ATGCCCACACCCTTCCGTCACACCGAACCGCCCTCGCCGAAGGCGGCCACCGGCCGCGTCGCCGAGGCCTACGCCCAGATGGCGCGGGACTTCGGCATCGCCGAACCCTCCACCTTCGTGGTCCTCGCCTCCGCCCCCGCCCTGCTCGCCCCCGCGTGGGCGCTGATGCGCGAGTCCCTGATCGCCGGTCCCGGCGACCGGACCGGCAAGGAGGTCGCGGCGTTCGGGGTGTCGTCGGCCAACAAGTGCCCGTTCTGCGTGGACGCGCACACCGTCCTGCTGCACGCCACCGGCGACCATGCACTGGCCGAGCGGCTGGCCCGGGGCCTGGAACCGGAGGACGAGCGGCACGCGCGCGTGCTGGACTGGGCGCGGCGCACCCGCGAGCCGGGGTCCGCGCGGGAGCCGTACCCGTTCCCGCGCGAGGAGGCACCCGGCTACCTGGGCACCGTGCTGGCCTTCCACTTCATCAACCGTGTGGTGTCCGCGCTGGTGACCGAGAACCTGCTCCCGGCCGACGCGCAACGGCTGCGTCCGGTGCGGAGCCTGGCGGGCCGCTCGCTGTCGCGTGCCGTGCGCCGGGTCGTGGCACCCGGCGCCTCGCTCCCTCTGCTGGACGATCCTGGGCCGGGCCCGCAGTGGGCGGCGGGCACGCCGGTCGGCCCGGCGTACGCGGCGCTGCGCACCGCCGCGCTGTCCGGCGCGGGGCTCCTGGACACCGACGACCAGGCCCTCGTACGCCGGACCCTGGACGCCTGGGGCGGGGCCCATCCGCCCCTCGCGCCCGACCCGTTCCCGGACCGGCGGACCCGGCCCGGGGCGCGGCTGGCGCTGCTGGCCGCGTGCGCGCCGTACCGGGTCACGGACGCGGACGTGGCGGCGTGGCGCCGGCCCGAGCACACCGACCACTGCCTGGTGCACCTCGTCGCGTACGGCGCCTTCGCCGCCGTGGACCGCGTGGAACGCGGGCTGTCCGCGCCCGCCGCCCGACCCGCCCGCCGCCCGGCCGCCCCCTCCACCGCTCGTTCCACCGCCAAGGAGACCTCATGA
- a CDS encoding sensor histidine kinase, whose protein sequence is MSGRQIDRRVLADVVLAAVVGALGMGVAAFDDGTDALDVTLIALASASLALHRAAPRAVLAAATLLGTAYVVHAHPGPLSALPVLGAVHTAARVGHRGLAAAASTVFLAGYVATGPGTQEVAERAGLLAGWFLCAVVTGLADRNWQAYLRQTEQRAQEAERTREEAALRRAGEERLRIARELHDSLTHSISIVKLQAGVAVHLARKRGEEVPPALLAIQEAGGEAMRELRSALQVLRADEPSGTTALLVERARAAGLAVDLTVTGDERPLPPEVDRAAYRIVQEALTNAARHAGPAKITVRIDYGGGGDGELTIDVDDDGAADPARPPVPGTGLTGMRERVTALGGTLHAAPRAEGGFAVRARLPMEETV, encoded by the coding sequence ATGAGTGGGCGTCAGATCGATCGCAGGGTACTCGCCGACGTGGTCCTCGCGGCCGTGGTCGGCGCCCTCGGCATGGGCGTCGCCGCCTTCGACGACGGCACGGACGCGCTCGACGTCACGCTCATCGCCCTCGCCTCGGCGTCCCTGGCCCTCCACCGCGCCGCCCCGCGCGCGGTGTTGGCCGCGGCCACGCTCCTCGGCACGGCGTACGTCGTCCACGCGCACCCCGGGCCGCTCTCCGCGCTGCCCGTCCTCGGCGCCGTGCACACCGCCGCCCGGGTCGGCCACCGGGGCCTCGCGGCGGCCGCCAGTACGGTGTTCCTCGCGGGGTACGTGGCGACCGGGCCCGGCACGCAGGAGGTGGCCGAGCGGGCCGGACTGCTCGCCGGCTGGTTCCTGTGCGCGGTGGTGACGGGGCTGGCCGACCGCAACTGGCAGGCCTATCTGCGCCAGACCGAACAGCGCGCCCAGGAGGCCGAGCGCACCCGCGAGGAGGCGGCTCTGCGCCGGGCCGGTGAGGAGCGCCTGCGTATCGCCCGGGAGTTGCACGACTCGCTGACCCACAGCATCTCCATCGTGAAGCTCCAGGCGGGCGTCGCCGTCCATCTGGCCCGCAAGCGCGGCGAGGAGGTGCCGCCCGCGCTGCTCGCCATCCAGGAGGCCGGCGGCGAGGCGATGCGCGAACTGCGCTCGGCCCTCCAGGTGCTGCGCGCCGACGAGCCGTCCGGTACCACGGCGCTGCTCGTGGAGCGGGCCCGCGCGGCCGGACTGGCCGTCGACCTGACGGTCACCGGCGACGAGCGCCCGCTGCCGCCGGAGGTGGACCGGGCCGCCTACCGCATCGTCCAGGAGGCCCTCACCAACGCGGCCCGGCACGCGGGCCCGGCGAAGATCACGGTACGCATCGACTACGGCGGCGGCGGGGACGGGGAGTTGACGATAGACGTGGACGACGACGGAGCCGCCGATCCGGCCCGCCCGCCGGTGCCGGGCACCGGGCTGACCGGCATGCGCGAGCGGGTCACGGCGCTGGGCGGCACCCTGCACGCCGCCCCGCGCGCGGAGGGCGGCTTCGCGGTGCGCGCCAGACTGCCGATGGAGGAGACGGTATGA
- a CDS encoding response regulator: MSDVLRVALVDDQALMRAGFRALLDAEDGIEVVGEAADGEQGVALVREQVPDVALVDVQMPVMTGIEATRRIAADPALAAVRVVILTNYGLDEYVFEALRAGASGFLLKDTEPADLLQAIQVVARGEALLSPSVTRTLIGEFVARPPDRSTAPGLDCLTRREREVTALAARGLSNEEIAAHMVISPLTAKTHISRAMTKLGARDRAQLVVFAYESGMVTARGGTR; encoded by the coding sequence ATGAGTGACGTCCTGCGCGTGGCGCTCGTCGACGACCAGGCGCTGATGCGGGCCGGGTTCCGCGCGCTCCTCGACGCGGAGGACGGCATCGAGGTGGTCGGTGAGGCCGCCGACGGCGAGCAGGGTGTGGCGCTGGTGCGCGAGCAGGTGCCCGACGTGGCCCTGGTCGACGTGCAGATGCCGGTGATGACGGGCATCGAGGCGACCCGCCGCATCGCCGCCGACCCGGCCCTCGCCGCCGTCCGCGTGGTCATCCTCACCAACTACGGCCTGGACGAGTACGTCTTCGAGGCCCTGCGCGCGGGCGCGAGCGGCTTCCTGCTGAAGGACACGGAGCCGGCCGACCTGCTCCAGGCCATCCAGGTGGTCGCGCGCGGCGAGGCACTGCTCTCCCCGTCGGTCACCCGCACCCTCATCGGCGAGTTCGTCGCGCGTCCCCCGGACCGCTCCACCGCCCCCGGCCTGGACTGCCTCACCCGCCGCGAACGCGAGGTCACCGCGCTCGCCGCCCGCGGCCTGAGCAACGAGGAGATCGCCGCGCACATGGTGATCAGCCCACTCACCGCCAAGACCCACATCAGCCGGGCGATGACCAAGCTGGGCGCCCGAGACCGGGCCCAACTCGTGGTTTTCGCGTACGAGTCGGGCATGGTGACGGCACGGGGCGGCACCCGTTAG
- a CDS encoding lipoate--protein ligase family protein: protein MHGEYKIPGGKLVVVDVEAEGGVLRHVRVAGDFFLEPDEALAAVNRALEGAPVDTDAAGLAARIDAALPEGTVMYGLTSEGVAVAVRRALAHATDWTDYDWQLIHEGPESPALHMALDEVLTAEVAAGRRPPTLRVWEWGAPAVIIGSFQSLRNEVDAEGAARHGIEVVRRISGGGAMFVEPGNTITYSLSVPDALVQGLSFQDSYAYLDDWVLGALGEMGIRAWYQPLNDIATDQGKIAGAAQKRVVGPGGGPGAVLHHVTMSYDIDADKMLEVLRIGREKMSDKGIRSAKKRVDPLRRQTGLAREDVIGRMIASFGARYGLSRGKVTDDEMARARGLAETKFSSPEWTARVP from the coding sequence GTGCACGGTGAATACAAGATCCCCGGCGGCAAGCTGGTCGTGGTGGACGTCGAGGCCGAGGGCGGTGTGCTGCGGCACGTGCGGGTGGCCGGTGACTTCTTCCTCGAACCGGACGAGGCCCTGGCGGCCGTGAACCGCGCGCTGGAGGGCGCACCGGTGGACACGGACGCGGCGGGGCTCGCCGCCCGCATCGACGCGGCGCTGCCCGAGGGCACCGTGATGTACGGGCTGACCTCCGAGGGCGTGGCGGTCGCCGTGCGCCGGGCGCTCGCGCACGCCACGGACTGGACGGACTACGACTGGCAGCTGATCCACGAGGGGCCCGAGTCCCCGGCCCTGCACATGGCGCTGGACGAGGTGCTGACCGCCGAGGTCGCCGCGGGCCGGCGCCCGCCGACGCTGCGGGTGTGGGAGTGGGGCGCCCCGGCGGTGATCATCGGCAGTTTCCAGTCGCTGCGCAACGAGGTGGACGCCGAGGGCGCCGCACGCCACGGCATCGAGGTGGTGCGCCGGATCTCCGGCGGCGGCGCCATGTTCGTCGAGCCCGGCAACACCATCACGTACTCCCTCTCCGTGCCGGACGCGCTGGTGCAGGGGCTCTCCTTCCAGGACAGCTACGCCTACCTGGACGACTGGGTGCTGGGGGCGCTCGGCGAGATGGGGATCCGCGCCTGGTACCAGCCGCTGAACGACATCGCCACCGACCAGGGCAAGATCGCCGGCGCCGCCCAGAAGCGCGTCGTCGGCCCCGGAGGCGGTCCCGGCGCCGTGCTGCACCACGTGACCATGTCCTACGACATCGACGCGGACAAGATGCTGGAGGTGCTGCGCATCGGGCGGGAGAAGATGTCCGACAAGGGCATCCGGAGCGCGAAGAAGCGGGTGGACCCGTTGCGCCGGCAGACCGGGCTGGCGCGCGAGGACGTGATCGGGCGGATGATCGCCTCCTTCGGCGCGCGGTACGGGCTGAGCCGGGGCAAGGTGACCGACGACGAGATGGCCCGGGCCCGGGGGCTGGCGGAGACGAAGTTCTCCTCCCCGGAGTGGACCGCGCGGGTGCCCTGA
- a CDS encoding helix-turn-helix transcriptional regulator yields MRVTRELPTLAAGEVDVSFVIKGYEEVVAADTAWNEHSHPWHELLWNERGASTAVVGTQVWCITPTLGLWMPAGQLHSASAVAGTSYRAHFFRHGTESALPDVPVSVDITPLLRLLLERLEEPELSARSRAVTEAMVLDVLRPSPRALLVQLPTSELLRPIVDAVRADPAHQRTLTGWATALGCSARTLTRAFRTETGTSFARWVASVRAQHAVQLLSQGFEVDVVADVVGYRSASAFGAAFRRTTGTTPGRFRAG; encoded by the coding sequence ATGCGTGTGACCAGGGAACTGCCGACGCTCGCCGCCGGCGAGGTCGACGTCTCCTTCGTGATCAAGGGGTACGAGGAGGTCGTGGCCGCCGACACGGCCTGGAACGAGCACTCCCACCCGTGGCACGAACTGCTGTGGAACGAGCGCGGCGCGTCCACCGCCGTGGTCGGCACCCAGGTGTGGTGCATCACGCCGACGCTGGGGCTCTGGATGCCCGCCGGACAGCTGCACTCCGCGTCCGCGGTCGCGGGCACCTCCTACCGCGCCCACTTCTTCCGGCACGGCACCGAGTCGGCGCTGCCCGACGTGCCGGTGTCCGTGGACATCACCCCGCTGCTCCGGCTCCTCCTGGAGCGGCTGGAGGAACCCGAGCTGTCCGCGCGCTCCCGGGCCGTGACCGAGGCCATGGTCCTGGACGTCCTGCGGCCGTCACCGCGTGCTCTGCTGGTGCAGCTGCCCACGTCCGAGCTGCTGCGGCCGATCGTGGACGCGGTCCGCGCGGACCCCGCCCACCAGCGGACGCTCACCGGCTGGGCCACCGCCCTCGGGTGCAGCGCCCGCACCCTGACCCGGGCGTTCCGGACCGAGACCGGCACCAGCTTCGCCCGGTGGGTCGCCTCGGTGCGGGCCCAGCACGCCGTGCAGTTGCTCTCCCAGGGCTTCGAGGTGGACGTGGTGGCCGACGTGGTCGGCTACCGCTCGGCCAGTGCCTTCGGCGCCGCCTTCCGGCGGACCACCGGCACCACGCCGGGCAGGTTCCGGGCGGGCTGA
- a CDS encoding iron-siderophore ABC transporter substrate-binding protein: MRTPRLRVLALAAALLFGLTACGGQDDTKDDSAAAGTDASGRFPVSIEHALGTTVIPDKPKRVATVNWANDEVPLALGVVPVGMAKANFGDDDADGVLPWTEDRLKELGAKTPVLFDETDGIDFEAVADTKPDVILASYSGLTAQDYETLSQIAPVVAYPEAAWATPWRDIIRLNSKAIGMADEGDELIAGLEGRIGKTVAKYPQIKGKSAMFMTHVSSKDVSEVGFYTTHDTRTQFFTDLGMKIPASISEPSRDTKKFVLSKSAERIDDFNDVDIVTGYGDDKGELLKALKNDPLTSKLTAVKRDSVYLLPGTTPLATAANPTPLSIPYVLDDYVKALAAAADKAA; encoded by the coding sequence ATGAGAACACCCCGCCTTCGTGTGCTCGCCCTCGCGGCGGCCCTCCTGTTCGGCCTCACCGCCTGCGGCGGCCAGGACGACACCAAGGACGACAGCGCCGCCGCCGGCACCGACGCCTCCGGCCGGTTCCCCGTGAGCATCGAGCACGCGCTCGGCACCACCGTCATCCCCGACAAGCCGAAGCGCGTCGCCACCGTCAACTGGGCCAACGACGAGGTGCCGCTCGCCCTCGGCGTCGTCCCCGTCGGCATGGCCAAGGCCAACTTCGGCGACGACGACGCGGACGGCGTGCTGCCCTGGACCGAGGACCGGCTCAAGGAACTCGGCGCCAAGACGCCCGTCCTGTTCGACGAGACCGACGGCATCGACTTCGAGGCCGTCGCCGACACCAAGCCCGACGTCATCCTGGCCTCGTACTCCGGCCTGACCGCGCAGGACTACGAGACCCTCAGCCAGATCGCGCCCGTCGTCGCCTACCCCGAGGCCGCCTGGGCCACCCCGTGGCGCGACATCATCCGGCTCAACAGCAAGGCCATCGGCATGGCCGACGAGGGCGACGAGCTGATCGCCGGCCTGGAGGGGCGGATCGGCAAGACCGTCGCCAAGTACCCGCAGATCAAGGGCAAGTCGGCGATGTTCATGACCCACGTGTCCTCCAAGGACGTCAGTGAGGTCGGCTTCTACACCACCCACGACACCCGCACCCAGTTCTTCACCGACCTGGGCATGAAGATCCCGGCCAGCATCTCCGAGCCGTCCCGGGACACCAAGAAGTTCGTGCTCAGCAAGAGCGCCGAGCGCATCGACGACTTCAACGACGTCGACATCGTCACCGGCTACGGCGACGACAAGGGCGAACTGCTGAAGGCCCTCAAGAACGACCCGCTCACCTCGAAGCTGACCGCCGTCAAGCGGGACTCCGTCTACCTGCTGCCCGGCACCACCCCCCTCGCGACCGCCGCGAACCCCACCCCGCTGTCCATCCCGTACGTCCTGGACGACTACGTGAAGGCGCTCGCCGCGGCCGCGGACAAGGCCGCGTGA
- a CDS encoding FecCD family ABC transporter permease, which translates to MTVTDTPRASDAVPVRRPARAPVIWLLVLAAVLLAVMTASLALGSRDVAWSDVWSALGGAEHTLEEAAVAKRLPRTLLAVTVGAALALAGAVMQGVTRNPLADPGILGVNMGASLAVVIAMAHLGLATVSGYIWVAMTGAALTAGFVYAVGSLGRGGATPLKLALAGAAISAALASLVTAVVLPRNDISDTFRLWQIGGLGGASYAQLGTVLPFLAAGFVLCLASARALNSLALGDDLAAGLGERVALVRATAALGAVVLCGASTAVAGPIAFVGLVVPHTCRLLAGVDHRRLLPFSALGGAVLLTAADVLGRIVARPAEIDVGILTAVIGAPFFIHIVRRQKVRSL; encoded by the coding sequence GTGACCGTCACCGACACCCCGCGCGCGTCGGACGCCGTCCCGGTGCGGCGTCCGGCGCGCGCCCCCGTGATCTGGCTCCTGGTGCTCGCCGCGGTCCTGCTCGCCGTCATGACCGCCTCCCTCGCCCTCGGCTCCCGCGACGTCGCCTGGTCCGACGTGTGGTCGGCACTCGGCGGGGCGGAACACACCCTGGAGGAGGCGGCGGTCGCCAAACGCCTACCGCGCACCCTCCTCGCCGTCACCGTGGGCGCCGCCCTCGCGCTGGCCGGCGCGGTCATGCAGGGCGTCACCCGCAACCCGCTCGCCGACCCCGGCATCCTCGGCGTCAACATGGGCGCCTCGCTGGCCGTGGTGATCGCCATGGCCCACCTCGGCCTCGCGACGGTCTCCGGGTACATCTGGGTGGCGATGACGGGGGCGGCACTGACCGCCGGGTTCGTCTACGCCGTCGGCTCGCTGGGACGCGGCGGGGCCACCCCGCTGAAACTGGCCCTCGCCGGTGCCGCCATCTCGGCCGCCCTCGCCTCCCTGGTCACCGCCGTCGTACTGCCGCGCAACGACATCTCCGACACCTTCCGGCTGTGGCAGATCGGCGGCCTCGGAGGCGCCTCCTACGCCCAGCTCGGCACGGTGCTGCCGTTCCTCGCCGCCGGTTTCGTGCTCTGCCTCGCCTCCGCGCGGGCCCTCAACTCGCTGGCGCTGGGCGACGACCTGGCCGCCGGGCTCGGGGAACGCGTGGCGCTCGTGCGGGCCACCGCCGCGCTCGGCGCGGTCGTCCTGTGCGGCGCGTCCACCGCCGTCGCCGGGCCGATCGCCTTCGTCGGCCTCGTCGTACCCCACACCTGCCGGCTCCTGGCGGGCGTCGACCACCGCCGGCTCCTGCCGTTCTCCGCGCTCGGCGGTGCCGTGCTCCTCACGGCCGCGGACGTGTTGGGACGGATCGTGGCCCGGCCGGCCGAGATCGACGTCGGCATCCTGACCGCGGTCATCGGCGCCCCCTTCTTCATCCACATCGTCCGCCGACAGAAGGTCAGATCCCTGTGA